The genomic window ACTAACAGATAATTTTTGTTGTCATTTTTGCTGTATTCATTTAGTTTCAGAATGGCAAATACATTTCCTAATAGTAAGCAAAAACCACTTAAATCATTGAAATTTTTATATAAAAATGAAAAATTAAAAACACTTTGCGTAATATGCCAGCCACTCATTTGTCCATAAAATAAATGGAGATTTGCAAGCCCTTTTACAAAGCCATATTCGTTAAGCCATTTTATAGTTTGAATATAGTAGGATTCGTTATCAATTGCAAAAGGAATTGACGCACATTGTAAAATAATCAGAACAGAAACAATACCTAGAACGATTTTCAGTCTTTTTGGCAGCTGTTTCAGTTCTAATAAAGATGACTTGTAAAGATCAATAATTGGATTGCGAAATTTTAGAAATGAAAAAATATTCAGAAGTATTAAAACAATATGAAATTCGATATTAATTCTTCCGAAAATTGCCCAAATACTCGCTAGTATAGTTGTCGAGAATAATCCAAGTACAGATGTAATTACAAAATTTTTATTGCTGAGATTCATTAATTTATCGAAGCCAACACCTAAATTAATGGTTGTGACTAAAATGTAGATCCAGCTGATTGCAATTAAAATCATTAAGAAATAATTTGTCCGTCAGACATTACGAGCTTTCTATCAGCCATATTAGCCAATTCTTCGTTGTGGGTTACAATTACAAAAGTCTGTCCGAATTCGTCTCGAAGCTGAAAAAATAGTTGGTGAAGATTTTCGGCAGAATGCGTGTCTAGATTTCCAGAAGGTTCATCGGCAAAAATAACATCTGGTTTATTGATCAACGCTCTTGCAACCGCCACACGTTGTTGTTCTCCGCCCGAAAGTTCGCTCGGTTTATGATTAATTCTGTGTGAGAGTCCTAAATAAGTAAGCAGTTTTTTAGCTTCGGCTTCTGTTTCTGAAGTTTTTTTTCCAGCAATATAAGCTGGAATACAAACGTTTTCTAAAGCTGTAAACTCAGGTAAAAGCTGATGAAACTGAAAAATAAAACCAAGGTTTAAGTTTCTAAAATCGGATAATGTTTTGTCTTGTCTGCTTTTCTTTTTAAAATATCTGTTATAATAAATAAGCATTGAAAATATTGGCAGAAAAAGAATTCCAACTACTACTAATCGAAGTGTGTCGTCGAAAACTTTGGTTCTAAAAAACATCAAATAAACAGCTAAAATAACAATGTAAAGAGAGCCAGCCCAAGTAATGATTTTAAATGTCTTTTCTTGTTTTGAATTATCGTTTTTGAGATCTTGTAATTCCAGTACATTTTTACCATTAATCGTTAATGATGAATCTGGACTATGATCTGGTTTGTCTAAAGTTCCTAAAATCTGCAGTAAAGTCGTTTTTCCCGCGCCAGAAGCACCAACGATCGAAACAATTTCGCCTTTTTTAATATGTAAATCGACTCCTTTTAAAACTTCAAGTTTGTCGTAGAATTTATGTATGTTTTTTGCGTGTATCATTTAGAAAACTCTTTTTACAAAGAAACGAAGATTATAATCAATATCAAATTACAAAAATCAATATCAAAAATCAATATCAAAAGGCAATGGTCAAATTCCAATTTTTAAAATTCCAAATTCCAAAAGAGCGAAGCGATTTTAAGAAATCTAAAATCTAAAATCTATCCCGAGGCTTCGGGACTAAAATCTAAAATCGGTACGTAAATTGATATGGGAATCTTGGAAATTAAACTAGTAAAAGAAATAATATAGTTTCATGAATTATTTTTAATTTCGAATAACTTAAAAATAAATACGTTATGCAAAATCTAGAAGTTGCAGAAGATAACAGAATGTCAAAATTAATTATAGGATTAGTTTTGGACGGAATTGGTATGATCTCATTTTCGATTCCGCTTCTTGGTGAGTTTTCAGATGTGGTCTGGGCTCCAATTGCTGGTGTAATAATGACTAGGATGTATAGAGGAAGAGTAGGTAAAGTGGCGGGTTTTTTAACTTTTCTAGAAGAATTACTGCCTTTTACTGACGTTATTCCGTCTTTTACGTTGACTTGGATTTATACTTATTTCTTTCAAAAAAGTAAAGACGGTTTGTAAAAACCGTCTTTGACTATCTTCTTATTGAACAATGATTTTTTTGATGTACTGTGTTTTCTTCGTTTGAGGATTAATAACTTTAATTAGAAAAACGCCTTTAGAATTCAAGTGAATTGTTTCGGCTGTATTGTTCCTGATTTTTTTCTGTACTAACTCTTTTCCAGAAATATCATAAATTTTAAGATCAGCACTTTCTGATTCTTCATTGTCAATAAAAACTGAAAAAGAGCCGCTGCTTGGAATCGGCCACACATTAAAAGAGTTGTTTTTTGCTTCTTTGATTACTTCTTTAGTTCCTAAAGTTAAGCTTTGTCCGCTTATAATATTAACTTTTCTTTTCATTGATCCACCTTCAGAATCAGTAACTGTAAACTCAAAAGAACAAAGTCCGTCTGCTGTTGGTGAAAATGCAACAGTATCTGTATTAAGTACTGCGTTTCCGTTAACTGCATTAGAAATAACATAAGAAACACCACTTGTGAATCCTCTTGATAATTTTTGAATATTAATATCAATTTTTGTTCCTTCTGGAGATTCGTAATGAGGCAAGGATATCCATTGCAGATAGTTGTCAAGATTAGTATATCCGTCTAAATCAGGATCTGCATTTGTATCTGAAAAATCGCCAATTGCAGAATTTATATTAGTTCCAATAATTGTTTCCCACCAATTTGGAAGACCATCTTGATCAGTATCCCAGCTGGCGTCTCTATTTATAATTGGATAAACTTCAAATCCGCCGACATCAGCTTCGTTGTCAGGAAATCCAGGTTTGCCAGTTACGCTTCCAATAGCAGAATAAGTTCCGTTTAAAGTTTCTGTGATAATTCTTTGATCGTGCTCATCAAATTCAGGCTGTGTGCATCCAACATCTGACAGTACAATTTTATAAGCATTTTTGGCAGATTGTGTAGTTACATAAGAAGGGAAAAAGGGAGTGTTGACAAAATTCTCATAAGTAACAGCATTTCCTGAAGCTTTTCGTCCTGCAGTCTGATTGCTTTCGTCGAAATAACCCGGCATTACATTTCCGTTAAAATAACATTGCTGCATTCCAGTTCCAACGCCTTCATTCTGCTGATTAAATGCTACAAATATTTTGGTACCTGCGCCTGGTTTGTAATAGTTGTTTACAAAATTTACTTCTTTAGTTCCGCCGTCGGTTGTTCTGTTTCCCCAGTTGTAAACAATATTATTCGTGATGTCCATTCTGCCGGTATAGGCGCCGCTTCCGTCTAAGCCGCCACCAAGACTCCAGTTACGACCGTAGCAGTGTGCTAGTAAATTATGATGAAAACTTCCAATATCTCCACCAATTGTAGCCGCGTAACCATGCTCTGTTCCTGCTGGATAATTTTGATGATTAGCCGCGTTGAGAGCTTCGGAAATTAGTGTTTTTTGCAGTGTTATATTTTTTCCTGATCGAGATCTGAAAGATTCGTCTATCGTCCAGCTGATAGAACAATGGTCAATAATGCTGTTGTCTGCGCCAGTTAATCCCATTCCGTCGAAAGTTGGCCCAGCCCCAATTCGAACTCTTAGATTTTGTACTATGGCATCATTTCCAGTAACTCCAAAAGGAGCAGTGCGAATGCAAATACCTTTTCCAGGTGCCGTCTGTCCTGCAACTGTAACGTAGGGCTGACTTAAAACAAGACGAGATTGTAATTGAATAATTCCAGATGTGTTAAATATGATTGTTCTTGGTCCAATATCATTTGTGACAGCTTCGCGGAAACTTCCTGGTCCACTGTCGTTTAGATTGGTTACGGCAACAACTTTGCCGCCGCGTCCGCCTCTTGCAAAACGACCATATCCTTCCGCTTCAGGAAATGCAAGCTGGGCTGGACGAAAACGCCAAGTATTTCCTTTCTCAACTCCGTTTGCCAGAACTTCATCGATACGCCAGTAATAAGTAGCTCCTGTATATAATCCGTTTACTTGATAAGAAGTATTAGCTAAAGCTTGATTTCCTTTGTATTCTGGCGAAGATGTCGAAGCATTGTCGACAGCTGCTGGATCTGTTCCGAAATAGATATTGTGAGAAACCGCATTTGCGGCCGCTGTCCACTGCAGTAATTTACCGCCAGAAATTAATTCGACGTGTTCATTATTTTGTTTCGGATTTGGATTTGTGGCCTGATAAAAAATATTAGGTGTATTAAGTTCAAAACCGTTAAGCATAATGTTTTTAATATTTTCTGTGCCTGAGGTTTCTGCAGCAATTAGAATCACAACATCTGTTCCTGTTACAGCTTGAAATTTTAGATAGGTAGATTTGGCATCGGCAGTTTTAAGAGCTCTTACGGAAGGAATTAAATTATCGACAACCAAATTTCCATTAATAGAAATGTCAATTGGGCTAAAGTTATTTCCAGATGGACTGTCAACAGCATTAAAAAAAGCTAAAAAGGAATGTTCGCCAGTTGCTAAACCGCTTATTTTAAGTTCTATCTGCGCCCCTAGATTTGCAGTTGTCCCTTTCACAGTTAAACCATCGCTTACTAATCTGGCGTAGGAGGGAGCTTGTATTCCTGTTTTGTACCAATTGGTTCCAAGAGCATCTCCATTATTTCCCACTCGTGTAATGGTAAGTGTAACTCCATTTTCGGTATAAGTACTAGTATTTCCGGAGGCTATTACCCAAGAAGTGTAATCTGGATCGTTTACTTCGGCTTTAGGTCTTCCTGCTTGATCAAAGTCAATTTTTACAATTGGATTTTGGGCCAAAATGATTGTCATCGGCGCAATGAGACAAGTAATCGTCGCCATTACGGAGCGTTTTAAGTAATTTTTCAGCATGTCAATGGTGGTTTGGTTAGTAAGTAAAATAATCTTAGCTCAAATTTTATTTTTTAAATAACTGATAATCAGATTTAAAATATGTTTTTAGCTATTGTAAAATTATTATTACTACGAAAAAAACTATCCTGCACCATCCTGTTCTGTATGCGGTTTTATTAAAAAAAATACTTCAAAAAAATGTTATACGTTTTTTTATATCGATTAATTGTAATATCAATATTTAATAAATAAAGGGAATTGTATCGCTATCAATTTTAAAAATTGCGTTTCGAAAAAAAGCTAAAAAGTTTAAGGAAAGTGAAAAGTAAAATGTTTGAACCAGAACGGTTGTTTAGAAAATGACTGCTAAAGAGTTAATCTTTAAAAAGAAATCCAAGTCCCATTCTTTTAAGCATTTTCTTTTCGAAGTTCCAAAAGAAGCGGAATTGTCCAAAAATAGCACCAATGGCAACTAATAAAACTTGGTAAATAGGAAAGATTATTAATAAACGGATTAAAGTAAACCAAACGGCGCCAAAATCTTCTTTGTAAATTCCTACCCAGTCGCAAAAGGGTCTAGAAATCCATGCAGATGCCGATCCGGTGATAGCAAATACAATAAATATGATTACGGCTTGTAGGTTGGATGTAATTCCCCAGCGTTTTTTAAGTCTCTCCATTATTTATTTATAACCATTACAAATATACTAACATTATCGTTGCGGCACATACCCTGCGAGTTTTTGTTTGTAAGTATTTTGAAAATAAATCATGTAGTTATAAATTAAATAATTCACTTCATATCCATAATGAATCTGAGGCTGATAATCTATTGTCATTTCGTATAAATTCGGGTTGTAACGATTGGGCTGCGTAGCTCTAATATTCCATTCGGTTACATATTGCTGATTTTTGTTTTCGAGATAAGCCAAAGAATAGTGGTTTCTGGGTAATGCTCTCGATGCAAGCCAGTAATTAAAACCATTGTCAATTATAATCACTTCATATTCTAAAGAATCATTGGCTATTCTTACGGTATCATTAACTTTTTTGTTTGATGCATTATCAGCACTGGCAATATTTTGCGATGTTGTAGAACAAGCAATTATTGTCAGTATTACAATTAATATGGAAATGCATTTTTTCATACTTTAAATTTACGAAATTTTTTTAAGGTTCAGAGGGGCAAATGTTCAAAGTAACAAAGCTTTAACTTATAAAAATAAAAACTGATTACAAATTTGCAATCAGTTTTTAGTGTTTTTTTAGGCCTTTGTTTCTTTGAAACTTTGTACCTAGACTATTTACTTCCAAACAATTTTCCAATAAACCCTGCAATACCGCCTTTAGTTTTGGTCACGACTAAAACATCAGCAACATCGACTTTTCCGTCATTGTTTTGGTCTAAGCCAAATTGCATTCCATATTTAGATATGGTTTCCATAATTCCTGAAGCTTGTCCGCTGTTTCCAGAAATAGAATTGATAATGTCAGAAATTTGAAAACTATTGTCATTTGGATCTTTTGCTTTATTAACTAAAGAGCCTAAAATCTGGGGGATTAAATTAGACGCAACTCCATTTGAGTCTGCACTGCTTAGTCCGAATTTTTGACCAAGACTGCCGCTTAATTGTTGCTGAATTTGCTGAACTACAGGATTTGAACTGTTAATAGCTTCTTTACCGCTAAACAATCCTGCAATTTGTTCAGTTCCTCCTTCAGAAACAATCTTTTTTAAACTTTCAAAAATAGAACTACTCGTTTCGTTGATTACGGCTTCGTTGTGTTCGTTTGGAACAGCGTTATTGTTTACAACTGCATCGCCTCCATATTGTTGTACTAATTGGGTTAATTGTTCAAACATGATTTTTAGGATTTAGATTAGAACTCAAATTTAAACAAAAAAAGAAAGGGATTTATTAAACGATGTTAATAAATCCCTTTGTAAGTGTTTTAATTATAGTTGATTAGCTCAATAAAGTAATAATTTGTGAAGCTAATTCAGTACCAATTCTATCTTGTGCCTCTCCAGTTGCAGCTCCAATGTGCGGCGTCAAAGAGATTTTAGAGTGCATTAAAATTGCCATTTCTGGTTTTGGCTCGCTTTCGAAAACATCTAATCCAGCAAAAGCAACTTTTCCAGAGTCTAATGCTTTTACTAAAGCAACCTCATCAATAACACCTCCACGAGCACAGTTAACAATTCCAACGCCGTCTTTCATAATTTCAAATTCTTTCTCACCAACGATGTAGCCATTTTGAGCAGGAACGTGTAATGTAATGAAATCAGCTTCTTTAAACAAAGATTCTAAAGATTGAGAAACTACTTTAGTTGTAATAGATTGTCCGTCGAAAAATTCAACTTTAATATCTACTTCTGGAATAAAACTATCTGCAGCGATAACTTTCATTCCTAAACCAAGAGCCATTTTCGCAGTAGCCTGACCAATACGGCCAATACCAACAATACCTAAAGTTTTTCCTCTTAATTCAGTTCCGTTAGCATAAGCTTTTTTCAAACCGTCAAAATTACTATCTCCTTCAAGAGGCATATTTCTGTTAGAATCATGTAAAAAACGCACACCATTAAATAAGTGTCCGAAAACTAATTCAGCAACAGATTCTGAAGATGAAGCAGGAGTATTGATTACATGAATTCCTTTGCTTTTAGCATAGTCAACATCAATGTTATCCATACCAACACCACCACGTCCAATAATTTTAATGCCAGGACAAGCGTCGATAATGTCTTTGCGAACTTTAGTTGCACTACGAACTAAAATTACGTCAATATTGTTTTCGTTTATATAGTTAGCTACTTGTTCTTGAGCTACTTTTGTAGTTATAACTTCAAATCCGCCTTTTTCTAAGGCTAGAATTCCACTTTTAGAAATTCCATCATTTGCTAATACTTTCATTGTGTGTTTATTGTTTATTTGGTGAATCGTGTAAAGGTTTAACTGTTTTTACGTTTAATTGTTTAATCGATGAACCAACTATTTGATTTTTCTTTTTTTTGATATTTTTAGCTGAAAACTGAGATGAGACTGAGACTGAGACTGAAAACTAAACTTTAGATTCCAACGCTTTCATTACATCAACCAAAACCTGAACGCTTTCGATTGGCATTGCGTTGTAGATAGAAGCTCTGTAACCACCAACAGAACGGTGTCCTGGCAATCCAGAAATGTTTGCAGCTTTCCATAAAGCGTCAAAAGTTTCAGTGTGTTCAGGATTGTTCAATAAGAAAGTTACATTCATATTCGAACGATCTTCAACTGCTGCTGCGCCTTTGAATAATGGATTTCTGTCGATTTCAGCGTAAAGTAATTCTGCTTTTGCGTTGTTTAATTTTTCAACAGCAGCAATTCCGCCTTTTTCTTTGATCCATTGTAAAGTTAAAAGAGAAACATAAACAGAGAAAACAGGAGGAGTATTGTACATACTTTCTGCTTTGATATGTTTAGCATAATCTAACATACTAGGAATTGTTCTTCCGTTTTTGCCTAAGATTTCTTCTTTAACCACAACAAGAGTAGTTCCGGCAGGTCCCATGTTTTTTTGAGCTCCAGCATAGATCAAATCAAATTTAGAAAAATCTAATTCGCGTGAAAAAATATCAGAACTCATATCGCAGACAACAGGAATATTTGTTGCTGGGAAATCTTTCATTTGAGTTCCAAAAATTGTGTTATTACTTGTGCAGTGGAAATAATCAGCATTAGCTGGGATTTCGTAACCTTTTGGAATATGAGTATAATTGTCGTCTTTTGAAGAACCTACGATAACAGTTTCTCCAAAAAGTTTAGCTTCTTTAATAGCAGCAGTTGCCCATGTTCCTGAGTCTAAATAAGCCGCTTTTCCATTTTCTTTCATTAAATTATATGGAGCCATTAAGAATGCTGTACTTGCACCACCTTGTAAAAATAAAGCTTGATAACCTTTTCCTTGAAGTCCTAATAATTCTAAAGCAAGGGATCGCGCTTCTTCCATAACAGCAACAAAATCTTTGCTTCTGTGCGAAATTTCAAGAATAGATAATCCTGAATCATTAAAATTTAAAATTGCTTTTGATGCTTTCTCAAAAACTTCTTGAGGTAAAATACTTGGTCCTGCGCTGTAGTTGTGTTTTTTCATGGTTGTTGTTAATAGTCGAAAATTTTAAAGACGCAAATTTCGGTAATAAGAGCCGAAAAAGAGTTAAAATATTCGAAATAATTAAACATTTTATTACTTTGTTGTTAACAAAAACGTTATAGTATCGACATTATCTGCGTAATCCCACAATTGCGGTTTTTGCGTTTCTCCGAATGCTATGCTATCTGTAGTTAATTTTTCGCTTACAATGCATTGAATATGCTCTGAGTCGTTTTCAAGGCGTTTTTGAAGTTCTTCAAGGTTTTCATAATACTCATAAAAAACACTCGAAATAGGAGAGGCGTAGCTGGAATCTTCTTTCAATGTTAGAAAACCATTATCTAACAATTTAAAATTACTCATTAAAAATACGGCTTTGTTATAATCGTAATTATTAGCGTATTTTTCATAATGAATAACGTCTTGATATTTGAAAATAGCCTGAAAAAAGGCATCAAAAGAATATCCTTTCGGGACAAAAAGCTTTGAAACGTTTCTGCACCCTAAACCAAAATATCTAAATATATCTTCGCCTAATTGCTCCAGTTCTTCATGGGTTTCTTTGCCAGTTAAAATAGCTGCCGAATTTCGGTTTTTGCGAATAATCGAAGGCTTGTCTTTAAAATAATATTCAAAATAGCGCGAAGTATTGTTGCTTCCTGTAGCAATTACAGTATCAAAATTTTCTAGTTTTCCTTCCACGAAAGTGATCTTATCCTTCAAACTTTCATCTACAGCAATTAAATATTTAGCCAAAAAAGGTAATAAGTGCTGATCATTTGATGATGTTTTGATTAAAGCTTTGTTGCCTGTAATTAAAACCGAT from Flavobacterium fluviale includes these protein-coding regions:
- a CDS encoding DUF6787 family protein, with amino-acid sequence MERLKKRWGITSNLQAVIIFIVFAITGSASAWISRPFCDWVGIYKEDFGAVWFTLIRLLIIFPIYQVLLVAIGAIFGQFRFFWNFEKKMLKRMGLGFLFKD
- a CDS encoding DUF6146 family protein codes for the protein MKKCISILIVILTIIACSTTSQNIASADNASNKKVNDTVRIANDSLEYEVIIIDNGFNYWLASRALPRNHYSLAYLENKNQQYVTEWNIRATQPNRYNPNLYEMTIDYQPQIHYGYEVNYLIYNYMIYFQNTYKQKLAGYVPQR
- a CDS encoding T9SS type A sorting domain-containing protein; this encodes MLKNYLKRSVMATITCLIAPMTIILAQNPIVKIDFDQAGRPKAEVNDPDYTSWVIASGNTSTYTENGVTLTITRVGNNGDALGTNWYKTGIQAPSYARLVSDGLTVKGTTANLGAQIELKISGLATGEHSFLAFFNAVDSPSGNNFSPIDISINGNLVVDNLIPSVRALKTADAKSTYLKFQAVTGTDVVILIAAETSGTENIKNIMLNGFELNTPNIFYQATNPNPKQNNEHVELISGGKLLQWTAAANAVSHNIYFGTDPAAVDNASTSSPEYKGNQALANTSYQVNGLYTGATYYWRIDEVLANGVEKGNTWRFRPAQLAFPEAEGYGRFARGGRGGKVVAVTNLNDSGPGSFREAVTNDIGPRTIIFNTSGIIQLQSRLVLSQPYVTVAGQTAPGKGICIRTAPFGVTGNDAIVQNLRVRIGAGPTFDGMGLTGADNSIIDHCSISWTIDESFRSRSGKNITLQKTLISEALNAANHQNYPAGTEHGYAATIGGDIGSFHHNLLAHCYGRNWSLGGGLDGSGAYTGRMDITNNIVYNWGNRTTDGGTKEVNFVNNYYKPGAGTKIFVAFNQQNEGVGTGMQQCYFNGNVMPGYFDESNQTAGRKASGNAVTYENFVNTPFFPSYVTTQSAKNAYKIVLSDVGCTQPEFDEHDQRIITETLNGTYSAIGSVTGKPGFPDNEADVGGFEVYPIINRDASWDTDQDGLPNWWETIIGTNINSAIGDFSDTNADPDLDGYTNLDNYLQWISLPHYESPEGTKIDINIQKLSRGFTSGVSYVISNAVNGNAVLNTDTVAFSPTADGLCSFEFTVTDSEGGSMKRKVNIISGQSLTLGTKEVIKEAKNNSFNVWPIPSSGSFSVFIDNEESESADLKIYDISGKELVQKKIRNNTAETIHLNSKGVFLIKVINPQTKKTQYIKKIIVQ
- a CDS encoding acyl-CoA reductase; amino-acid sequence: MTLETKKSVFVELGKFLSQFSEEQSVQKSDVLYNDIFFEDFKKLIHLSQSHNGWYTPEQVYFALQSWAAALTEENLNKWLSQYEADFAQNDSKEKTVALILAGNIPLVGFHDFLSVLITGNKALIKTSSNDQHLLPFLAKYLIAVDESLKDKITFVEGKLENFDTVIATGSNNTSRYFEYYFKDKPSIIRKNRNSAAILTGKETHEELEQLGEDIFRYFGLGCRNVSKLFVPKGYSFDAFFQAIFKYQDVIHYEKYANNYDYNKAVFLMSNFKLLDNGFLTLKEDSSYASPISSVFYEYYENLEELQKRLENDSEHIQCIVSEKLTTDSIAFGETQKPQLWDYADNVDTITFLLTTK
- the serC gene encoding 3-phosphoserine/phosphohydroxythreonine transaminase, which gives rise to MKKHNYSAGPSILPQEVFEKASKAILNFNDSGLSILEISHRSKDFVAVMEEARSLALELLGLQGKGYQALFLQGGASTAFLMAPYNLMKENGKAAYLDSGTWATAAIKEAKLFGETVIVGSSKDDNYTHIPKGYEIPANADYFHCTSNNTIFGTQMKDFPATNIPVVCDMSSDIFSRELDFSKFDLIYAGAQKNMGPAGTTLVVVKEEILGKNGRTIPSMLDYAKHIKAESMYNTPPVFSVYVSLLTLQWIKEKGGIAAVEKLNNAKAELLYAEIDRNPLFKGAAAVEDRSNMNVTFLLNNPEHTETFDALWKAANISGLPGHRSVGGYRASIYNAMPIESVQVLVDVMKALESKV
- a CDS encoding D-2-hydroxyacid dehydrogenase, which translates into the protein MKVLANDGISKSGILALEKGGFEVITTKVAQEQVANYINENNIDVILVRSATKVRKDIIDACPGIKIIGRGGVGMDNIDVDYAKSKGIHVINTPASSSESVAELVFGHLFNGVRFLHDSNRNMPLEGDSNFDGLKKAYANGTELRGKTLGIVGIGRIGQATAKMALGLGMKVIAADSFIPEVDIKVEFFDGQSITTKVVSQSLESLFKEADFITLHVPAQNGYIVGEKEFEIMKDGVGIVNCARGGVIDEVALVKALDSGKVAFAGLDVFESEPKPEMAILMHSKISLTPHIGAATGEAQDRIGTELASQIITLLS